The sequence CAAATAATAACCCgcaatattatataattgctgtaaaataaatatttattggcatttaaataaatataaatttttattagtaaagtTTGGtatattgatgaaataaaaacaaagtttAGTTGTAAACCCGagtcctgaaaatttattcatcaattctatataaatatttcaattttaaacttttcatttttaacgagaagaaaaaatttaaatcagttaaatgtatataagatGTAAATTAAATAGCGTACCGTATTTCTCAAACGTCTCTTGTAGTAAATCCTCATAGGTTTTAGTCTCTCTTTTTCCGTTGTTATGTACCATTTATCGAAAAACTCTTTAACATAGAGATCCGCGGCGCTGTTACTTTGTGTGCAGAGCAGGACTTTGTTCAGCGGGTTCTGGTGCAGAATTATCAGCAGCGCCTGGGCGATAGTGAAGGTCTTTCCGGTTCCGTATGGCCCCAGCAAAAGTATCGGGGGCAGATAGATGTGATTGGGGGCGATCATCAGAGTGAGGGCCTCGCGTTGCCGGTCATTGAGCCGGTTGTCCAGCAGATCGTACCAGTCCTCGTTGGATTCAGGAATCGGGGGCAGTCGCATCGTCAGCTGGAAGTTCGGGTCCGGAAAAACCAGTCTTTCGTCGGGTAGACAGTCGACCGCTCGATGCCACTCACAAAATGGCATGCGGCTCAGGACGAACTGGACGTGCATCTTGACGTGGGTGTCGGGCTTGAGATTCAATCGTTCCACGCAATGTTTTGATAATCGGGCATATATCATGTAGTTGCACTTGTCCTCCACATGGGCTTCGAATATTTCAGTCGATAATTCGGGATTATCGTCTGGATTGTACATTTTTATCAGGATATTGTTGCACCCTCTCAATAATAATCGTCCGCTTTTCATATCTTCTGATATTCCACGACCTAGTGACAGCTAttgagataatttaaaaaaaaaaaaagaatatagataatattaattaataaatgaataatgattaaaaatcaaaccTGAGCAAATAGTTCTCCAAGTGGCGCATACTTGGCAGTAGTAGAACCGTCAGTGTGCGAAGACAAAACATAACAAGAGGTAAGATGGAACGAAACAATAGAATTGTACCTGGCGACTTGTTCATGCCTGGCCAACTCCTCCACGGAAATAAGCTCGTGCATCCTACCGCGGTAATTTTTACGCGTCAAGCAATCTTCAGTCAACGTCGCGTGTGACAGCATAAACATTTCCCCAGGATACGGATACGCTTTAGCCAAATTTTTCTCCCAGGCATCTTTTCCCGTTACGAATGGCGAGTCGAAGGGGTGAAAATCACCGGTGTTATTTTTCAGCGACCATACATGTGCAGTTTGGTTCAAAAAGTAACGGGTCGCCTCATTGAGACGCGACAGGTCATTAAGAGGGACAAAGTCGGCGCATATTTTTCGTCTCACCACGGGGTAGCCCTCGAATCCAAACAATATGTTCTGACGATAAGTACCGTGTTCACCCGCCTCGAAGACAATTGTCACGCGGTATGATATTACGGGTTCACTTATTGGGTCCCGACGTGAGTCTCTTGCTACCGGATCGTACCACTCTTGGCCACCATCACAGTAACCAACATTGACACCATCGCGCTGCACGGTTTTAATGCTAAAGTTGTCACGGTGGGCATCCAGTGATagggataaatttttcagagaaCGTCCCATCGTTCGTATTTCAAAGTGCCATGTCCACGAGCAATGTGACTTGTGGGTACCGATTCTCAAATTGAGATCCGTATTGACGGCAATAGCGATGCTCGCAGGGTCATTGTCTGTTATTATTGACTGGGGATCGCGCGAACGTAACCAGTCCCGGTGAACACGACGTGAAAATTCTCCACTTTGAAACAATACGACGTCACTCGCCAGATCAAGAGCATCAACCGCCGACTCCGGCTCCAACTCGTCCTCACCCAGCCGTGCGTCGGCCATTGCTCGACTAAGCTGCCTACAACACTTTATACCAGCCCACCAGTTATACTCCCAGAAATATTCAACTCCGAATAATCCTGAAACTCAAACCCACCAGTTTAAACTCACTCACGTCTTCTCACAATAAACTCTcgtttttaattatcgaaaaattatttacatatcttttatattattattattgcgacgttttttataaattaaatcgagTTTCACGAACGCAGGAGTTGCCATCCACGGTATCATGTGTTGTTCGCGGCTGCTGCGCCGATGGATATATTATTTTGCCGCGACTACAACGCGGGGCGTCGGCGCGGAGCAACATCATTCAAAGTTACTACTGCGCATGCCTCAATACTTGCCGCAGTGACCTCCAAGTGCTGACAtcttttattactatttatttcttaCTACTTATTATTATCGTGTCCATCACAAGATACAGTAGAAATAGAAAttcttatttcaaatattcccGCCAgtatttcaattcaaattttactattattgtaatttttaattttaatttaagcgaaatacgaaattttaaatatcgaattataaaatttaaataattctgaagttagcatcagaaaattaactattttcgaatttttttttcaacaatttaattgaaaaaaaaaacaaaactaaaaatatgcacatgtagaaaatttaaaaaactacaggtgcgaTGTTTTGAActctgtttttttaaatttatttttttaaaaaaattaaaaaactattagacCTCggttaatttcagtatcataaattgacatcaagattttactgaaatttattttccaatttcGCTTGACTCCTAATTGATgacaattgtaaatattttttttttttttaattaattaataaaagtttactacagtcttaaatattttaaaaaagtggggAAGGGGAACACTGTCAGAACATCCTTAATTGACTTTGCTTATTAAAACTTTAGTCAATTTTCCcatacaatataattattattattattattgttattttattggaTAAGTTAAATAATACAAGTTGTAATCAATTGAAGATCAACTCTTAGGATTTGTTATCTTGgacattataataaaatcctTGTTGCGGGTGTCGAGCTCATTGTAAGTTAGTTCGATTTTAGTTATGATAAGAGAAATCGAACAAAAGGGAACGTTGAAACCACTAGAACCAACAGGAGCATTAGCATCAAGACCATGAATGCTTTGGTAATCAAAGTGTATCTCATTGGTCGGTTCCATTCATTCCTCCGCCCGTATCTTCTTACCCCGTAGAGAAACGTGCCGACCGAAATTGGATATTATCATGATGGCTACATATACACAATGAGCTTTCCCAGGATAACTCCTGCTGATTTTCCTAGCGCTCATAGCGATGCTGCTGGTGTTGAATGTCTTGCCAGTGCCGCTACTAGTTACTGATAAGGATTCCACGGCTAGAGTTTCGTTGCTTGTTAGCACAACGTCTACGTGTTTCTTCTCAACTCCGAcacaataaatgaaaaaataaaaaatcacttgtatttaaatatcgacttgttttgtaataaaaagtagcggtaaaatttttcatcataaaagTGATTTGTTTTTTGTCGTTATCAAAAGACTGTAGGACTCGAATCTGAAAAATGAGATAGCTATTTATTTAGCATGATTGCCAGCAATAAAAGTATAatcttaattataactttgttgaatataaagtaaaattaaagtcATTATCTCCCTCGGTTCCGGTTGGTTAGCTCCATTCCTATCTTGTTcactaaaacttttattattttattattaaagtacattttttaaaattatattctttatctactttctttattttattcaccgGCTCTCTGAAAACTCCCAATGCTCTTTTGTGTACAATCCAAACTCATTGAAAATGCCCAGGAAATAAAAGACTTATCGTACTGTAATTAATGTAAGAATATTGTGTCAATATTCTCTTGCTTGGTCTTTTGTCTGGTTCGGAGTTGTCCCAGAGTCACAAGTACTTAAACTATCcctttattatatatgtatatctgcatatatatataactgatTGTCTTTACTTGACTACTGAGTTATATTTGCGAAATGAAATTCGTTATCGTCGGTAGACAGACACTGTTGAGCTTATTCACTTGCAAAAGTAACTCTCGACTCTCGGgtaaacaaaaaagtattttaaaaaattataataaagaataaaataaaaaatagttgaagaaAGGAGAGTAAAAAAACGTAGTTGGTTATTTCGCTTGAACGATCGCTTATGTTAGCAatcctttatttttatcatttattttattttattttatttattttttgccatatttttttattctgtataCGTGAACTAAAATCCGAGAGGTCGTCATAGCTTTCAAGCATCGAAATCCAATTTTCTTTCCCTCTTTTATACTCCACTCAATCTCATCTCAATTTCGTTTGCATGGAATCTCGAGACTCGTTGTTAAAACGTCACACCTCAATGATCTAAATCTATTGcaggtcaaaaaaataacacatttttttttatttttatttttttttttttttaatgtacatatttttatatattttaaacccCCACCCAACGCTAATTTAattccaataattaataaatcaatactcTCCATCTCCATCCAATTTAAgtatccaaaaataattactcacgtctcaattaatttaaaaataattatctacacttaaattattatacttcacccattaaataaaatatataattactattgttatCGTTAAATGAactttaactaattaaaaaaaaaaaaaatttgtttcaggAACGTTGAAAATTACTCGCGCGAGCACGAAGAGGCATCGCGCAACATCCAGCAGTACCTCTCTAACCCAATAAACGCTTACCTACTTGTCAAGCGATTGACAACCGATTGGAAGAGAGTAGAAGAGCTGATAACAGAGGATGTAGGCAAGGCATTTGTATCAAACATCACGATCTCCCGTAGCGACCTTAAATTTCCAACGGACGAAGATCTGAACGGGGCTGCAGTGGCACTCATGAGACTTCAGGACACGTACAAGCTCGACACATCCCAGGTCGCCAGGGGTGTCCTCAATGGTGTCCAGTACAGTACTGGCTTAAGTGGTTTGTACCCTGATTACTATGTTGCCCAGTGCTTCAACTACAGCTACAACTACTCAAACAACCTTCCCTACATTACTCAATATATTTACCGTTAATCCATTGCTCTTTCGACATTGTCAATCCACTTAACTCAACATAAACTTTATACACAAAACCCATAAACCTCTTTACCCTATACCTCATACCCCTTACTCTGTACCAGTTCACTCGATAGTCCAACCACTTTACCTCACTTGCATATAGTACCTATCGATTTTATCTATTCGATATCCCAAAGACATCATCAAACACTCAAGGGTTTATTTACTGACATAACCCATGTGGATCTAAACCAACTGTGATATTTTACCAGTAAGCAGCAAGGATCTATCTAGGATAGATGCAAATAGACACAGAGTTAACACTCCAGAGAGTAACAACTAAGTAAATACCAGACTAGTAAATCAAcacatcatcattattatcattatttgcCCAACAACCTCCAATGCATTTAAATACTTTCCAGAATTTATTATGATGACCAATCTCTCCTCGTCTCTCCCCTTTTTCTTCCTATTGTAGagctttttaaattacagCCAGTGTTGAAACTCGTTAATAGCCAACAGCAAGTAGCTCGATAGTGCTCAAACGTTACGGCTGTAAACCACTGAGAGAGTGATAAAAGCAATAGACGAATTTACAACTACAGATCGTTGATGTTGCTAACCAGTTGGATGTAGAGAACCGCGCAGAGCAATATCACTCGCCACGGTGGTCTACTCTACCTATTCTACAGAGAGAACATAACAGTCGCTGGTCCGCGACTCGTGTTTAACGGGCTTCAGGCAATCCTGACTCCCCGTACCGGTGACCGCGTCTAACCCGAAATTCTCTCACTCAGAACCCCTGCTGTCGACCGCAACACAACTCTAACTACTCGATTGCTTATTACTCCAACCCACTGtagtattttattcattttaccaAACTTGTAAACAAAACAATCGAgtccaagtaaataaaatatacgttTGAAAGTAACTTCCGCTTGCTctgagttttatttattgtaacttTAGCGTCATGAATAATCCAAACGGGGGCTAAAAGTGTGAGGCAAACgttaattaacaaacaaaCCAACTTTTACAGACCAGCTacatgcaataaaaaaattcaagtgaacTCTGTGTATGCGAGGGAGAGAAAGAGGCAAGGGAGAGACCATGACTTGGGAGTATGATGTATAGACGGATCTCTGATAAAAGGAAGCGCGTTATATATCGCGAACAAGCGAGACATTATTTAACTGCGCTGACGATTGTTGTCGCACACATTATAGTCGTTTCATACATTTATACGTGCTCGTATTCACCTCAATGTCATTCCACCTTCACCCTCACTCTCACCCTCGGTGTATATGACAATGAATGGAGTCAGAATATAATGGGTTTATCTCTTCGCTTTTCCAGCCGGCGACTGCTTCGAGCTTGGACGACAGTCATACAATAATGGTGACTATTATCACACTGTGCTGTGGATGCAGGAGGCCATGAACCGGTTGCAGGATGAACAAAATAGAACGACGTCAAACAAACCAGATATACTTGAGTATCTTGCATTCTCCACTTATATGCAAGGTATGTTGCTGTTgtgctaaatattttttttatcttgttaataactttttttttattcagactAGACTAGACTAGACGAGACGAGATGATAAGACCCTGCAATATACAGaatcgtatttttattttttatttcacccTGAGGATTTGGTTTTAAAAACATCAGTTGTATATgagcgggaaaaaaaaattcaaactttgcctgtaaaaaaatttgtacttcTGCGCTACTGCTTACTCCAtgcattatgaattattttattaattttaaatttatatgtacactacacttttgaaaatttatatatttttatgtaacttTAATGCCTGATGTTTTACTTTACCGGTATAAGTCTTgagcattaaatatttatcgcgTATACGGCGGCAGAGTTCGAGTGCTGTAATAGTTACCCGGTGCAAGACACACAGACACAAGACACAAATAACTTTGAGAACAAGAcggataataaaatttaaataaaaataggatgaaatagaaatattaaatcgGAATGTGGACGTCGCGTTGGATAAAGGCGAATTGAGAGAAATTCATATTACTCATGGGAAGGAATTTGCGATTCACGAGACACGACAACTGGGAATAAATAGCCCGGTTGTAactcaatttatttgttgatcGATCCCAAGTCAAATGTATACTCGGCGTTTACAACTCACACAAGTTTACTTACCGCAAGTAAAggtaaataaatgttttattggTTGACAGGTAACGTTGCACGTGCCTTGAGTATGACAAATGAGTTGCTCGAGCTCGTACCGAGCCATCAGCGGGCTCTAGGCAATCGGGCGTATTATCAAGAAGAAATTCAAAAGAGCCAGGGAAAGAGGAAAAGAGGTGAAGATGGTAAAAATGATATCGCTCTGGCTAGCCAAGTAAGTATCAGTAATTTACaactttcatttatttcacCCCTAATTTTTCATGCAAAATTAGGGATGTCAAAATTATTCGTTGACTTAagattgattataaaaaatttaattattattattatataattttagcaATTTACggtggttgaaaaaaaagtaaaacccATTGAAGAAATGAGCGAACGAGAACGTTACGAAATGCTTTGTCGGGGTGAAGTTCCACTATCGCCCCAAATCCAAAAAGATCTAAAGTGTCGTTACGTCGATCGTGGAATTCCATTTCTTAGGATCGCCCCATTCAAGGAGGAAGAAGCTTATCTTGATCCGCGCATTGTTATCTACCACGACGTAATAACCGACGCAGAAATAGATACGATAAAAAGATTAGCGCAGCCCAGAGTacgtattattaaaataatttaacaaaattactgTCTATCGATTGTTACTGCTgtcgatatatcgaatattTACTTGAGCGTTGTGATTACAGTTTAAACGAGCAACGGTGCAAAATTACAAGACTGGTGAACTGGAAATAGCCAACTACCGAATCAGCAAGAGTGCATGGTTACAAGAGTATGAGCACAAACACGTACAGGCTGCGAGCCAGAGAGTTGAACATATGACCAGTATGACTGTCGAGACTGCAGAGGAGTTGCAGGTGGTCAATTACGGTATCGGAGGACATTACGAGCCGCACTTTGACTTCGCAAGGGTAAgcaattttatacaattatcgAGTCTGTAAATACccaatttatcaaatttatcgatttaatCGCCCGTATCTTTATTTCAGAGAGAGGAAACTAATGCATTTAAGAGTCTGGGTACTGGAAATCGTATTGCTACTGTTCTATACTACGTaagttacttttatttttattaccggcatttaaaaatttaaacaactcGTTGCTGCATTTAATGATGATCCATTAAAGTCCTCATTACCCATCACTTTccgatttttaacttcccaaATGTCCACTgaccattttaattttatttttatatttttattttagatgagTGACGTTGAACAAGGAGGCGGTACAGTTTTTACTGCAATAAATATATCGCTGTGGCCGAAAAAAGGTAGCGCTGCATTTTGGTATAATTTAAAACCTAATGGAGAAGGTGATTACAGAACAAGACATGCTGCCTGTCCAGTTTTAACCGGCTCCAAATggggtaaatatttataaacagctcataaatatatatgttgttttatatattattgatatttatgttattaaataaatagttgcGAATAAATGGCTGCACGAGAGAGGACAGGAATTCCTGAGGCCATGCACGTTAGAAAACCAACCGCCTGATGACGATGTAGGAAGATATTAAAAGATTTAGTTTATCACTGAACGGGTCATCCCCTCGGGATTCACAGGATCCTCTACGTGACTTTTGCGGCGAAGCGATTGGACAAGAATCTTAATGAGATTACTATACAATACTGAGATCAGAGTTGAGATTAATAAAGTCGGttcatttttatagaaaataaaagagaaaacaGATCAACTATCAAAgtcgttaatttttattattattcattatttctttcatttattcaaaattttaacatatccagttttttttccactatttcaattttgaaagcagcgactttgattttattaaa comes from Microplitis demolitor isolate Queensland-Clemson2020A chromosome 8, iyMicDemo2.1a, whole genome shotgun sequence and encodes:
- the LOC103576740 gene encoding probable helicase with zinc finger domain codes for the protein MADARLGEDELEPESAVDALDLASDVVLFQSGEFSRRVHRDWLRSRDPQSIITDNDPASIAIAVNTDLNLRIGTHKSHCSWTWHFEIRTMGRSLKNLSLSLDAHRDNFSIKTVQRDGVNVGYCDGGQEWYDPVARDSRRDPISEPVISYRVTIVFEAGEHGTYRQNILFGFEGYPVVRRKICADFVPLNDLSRLNEATRYFLNQTAHVWSLKNNTGDFHPFDSPFVTGKDAWEKNLAKAYPYPGEMFMLSHATLTEDCLTRKNYRGRMHELISVEELARHEQVARYNSIVSFHLTSCYVLSSHTDGSTTAKYAPLGELFAQLSLGRGISEDMKSGRLLLRGCNNILIKMYNPDDNPELSTEIFEAHVEDKCNYMIYARLSKHCVERLNLKPDTHVKMHVQFVLSRMPFCEWHRAVDCLPDERLVFPDPNFQLTMRLPPIPESNEDWYDLLDNRLNDRQREALTLMIAPNHIYLPPILLLGPYGTGKTFTIAQALLIILHQNPLNKVLLCTQSNSAADLYVKEFFDKWYITTEKERLKPMRIYYKRRLRNTVHATVRKYCLTDPNGYFCDPTKKDIENCGLIVTTLATSSCLIALDYEPTHIVIDEAAQALECEAITPLALVGTRTRLILSGDQMQLAPEVYSDLSKERGLGMSLLERLHNLYPPGHPCRINLCQNYRSHAAIVQLTSNLFYGNEIESSGPLLPEAPNFKPLIFYAVAGTEFQGEFSTGFYNDEEAVELAKQIAFLKSRWPVDEWGPFSEDSIGVLAHYAEQVARIRNELRKRKLFSVSVERVLNVQGKQFTAVFISTVRTRNCCRYSAENSVSDYGFLTNPRLLNTAITRAKALVAVVGDPVALLTTGPCRSLWGKYFQKAKVWGIPYIQLREHMMHSLAPPVPLGMPLNPLAREFVPRKA
- the LOC103576741 gene encoding prolyl 4-hydroxylase subunit alpha-1 — translated: MSPFPVLVTLVTLVLVSLISIGNGELYTALADMEELLETESVLIDTLHGYIKVQEQRLAILRRNVENYSREHEEASRNIQQYLSNPINAYLLVKRLTTDWKRVEELITEDVGKAFVSNITISRSDLKFPTDEDLNGAAVALMRLQDTYKLDTSQVARGVLNGVQYSTGLSAGDCFELGRQSYNNGDYYHTVLWMQEAMNRLQDEQNRTTSNKPDILEYLAFSTYMQGNVARALSMTNELLELVPSHQRALGNRAYYQEEIQKSQGKRKRGEDGKNDIALASQQFTVVEKKVKPIEEMSERERYEMLCRGEVPLSPQIQKDLKCRYVDRGIPFLRIAPFKEEEAYLDPRIVIYHDVITDAEIDTIKRLAQPRFKRATVQNYKTGELEIANYRISKSAWLQEYEHKHVQAASQRVEHMTSMTVETAEELQVVNYGIGGHYEPHFDFARREETNAFKSLGTGNRIATVLYYMSDVEQGGGTVFTAINISLWPKKGSAAFWYNLKPNGEGDYRTRHAACPVLTGSKWVANKWLHERGQEFLRPCTLENQPPDDDVGRY